A single region of the Labrus bergylta chromosome 10, fLabBer1.1, whole genome shotgun sequence genome encodes:
- the six2a gene encoding homeobox protein SIX2a → MSMLPTFGFTQEQVACVCEVLQQGGNIERLGRFLWSLPACEHLHKNESVLKAKAVVAFHRGNFRELYKILESHQFSPHNHPKLQQLWLKAHYIEAEKLRGRPLGAVGKYRVRRKFPLPRSIWDGEETSYCFKEKSRSVLREWYTHNPYPSPREKRELAEATGLTTTQVSNWFKNRRQRDRAAEAKERENNENSNTNSHNPLTSSMNGNKSLLGSSDDDKTPSGTPDHTSHSPAMLLGPNTGLPSLHGLAPPPGPSAIPVPGGADSMHHHHSLHHDSILNPMSSNLVDLGS, encoded by the exons ATGTCCATGCTTCCGACGTTTGGTTTTACGCAGGAACAAGTGGCATGTGTCTGCGAAGTCCTCCAACAAGGAGGGAACATCGAGCGGCTGGGTCGCTTCCTCTGGTCGCTACCGGCGTGCGAACACCTCCACAAAAATGAAAGCGTCCTTAAAGCAAAAGCCGTCGTTGCCTTTCATCGGGGGAACTTCCGAGAGCTCTACAAGATCCTGGAGAGCCACCAGTTCTCTCCGCACAACCATCcgaagctgcagcagctgtggctgAAAGCGCACTACATCGAGGCGGAGAAGCTGAGAGGCCGTCCGCTCGGCGCCGTGGGGAAGTACCGCGTCCGGAGAAAGTTTCCCCTGCCCCGCTCCATCTGGGACGGAGAGGAGACGAGCTACTGCTTCAAAGAGAAGAGCAGGAGCGTCCTTCGGGAGTGGTACACCCACAATCCTTACCCGTCCCCTCGGGAGAAACGAGAGCTGGCCGAGGCCACGGGACTTACCACCACCCAGGTCAGCAACTGGTTCAAAAACCGACGGCAGCGAGACCGAGCAGCGGAGGCGAAGGAAAG AGAAAACAACGAGAACTCCAACACTAATAGTCATAACCCATTGACCTCGTCCATGAATGGAAATAAATCTCTTTTGGGGAGTTCTGACGACGACAAAACTCCCTCGGGGACACCGGATCACACGTCACATAGCCCGGCCATGCTCCTCGGCCCCAACACCGGTTTACCCTCTCTGCACGGCCTCGCGCCCCCGCCGGGACCCAGCGCCATCCCGGTACCGGGCGGTGCAGACTCGATGCACCATCACCACTCTTTGCACCATGACTCCATACTGAACCCTATGTCTTCTAATCTAGTGGACCTTGGCTCTTAA